From a single Lolium rigidum isolate FL_2022 chromosome 7, APGP_CSIRO_Lrig_0.1, whole genome shotgun sequence genomic region:
- the LOC124675657 gene encoding CDGSH iron-sulfur domain-containing protein NEET: MATPFCAAAFRLTFPPSAQVPGFGRGRARRGVVAVRAEAETAGGSGINPAIRKEEAKVVDTVLAGELSKPLTPYCRCWRSGTFPLCDGSHVKHNKATGDNVGPLLVKK; encoded by the exons ATGGCGACCCCGTTCTGCGCCGCCGCGTTCCGCCTCACTTTTCCTCCTTCCGCACAGGTGCCGGGCTTTGGCCGCGGACGGGCCAGgcgcggcgtggtggcggtgcgcGCGGAGGCGGAGACCGCTGGAGGCAGCGGGATAAACCCGGCCATCAGGAAGGAGGAGGCCAAGGTGGTTGACACCGTCCTGGCCGGGGAGCTCTCCAAGCCGCTCACCCCGTACTGCCG GTGCTGGAGATCAGGAACATTTCCACTGTGCGACGGAAGCCATGTGAAGCACAACAAAGCCACGGGCGATAATGTGGGCCCCTTGCTTGTTAAGAAGTAG
- the LOC124676508 gene encoding ubiquitin-related modifier 1 homolog: protein MHLTLEFGGGLELLLEKSTKVHKVDVPPMDDQGKATMKGLLSWVKSNLIKERPEMFIKGDSVRPGVLVLINDCDWELCGGLDAELEDKDVVVFISTLHGG, encoded by the exons ATGCATCTCACTCTTGAATTCGG GGGCGGTCTGGAGCTGCTCCTGGAGAAATCCACCAAGGTGCACAAGGTGGATGTCCCGCCCATGGACGACCAAGGCAAG GCCACGATGAAAGGGCTGCTCTCTTGGGTGAAGTCCAATTTGATCAAGGAGCGGCCGGAGATGTTCATCAAGGGTGATTCCGt GAGGCCTGGGGTTCTTGTCCTTATAAATGACTGCGACTGGGAATTGTGTGGTGGCCTTGATGCAGAGTTGGAAGATAAGGATGTGGTTGTCTTCATCTCCACACTACACGGTGGTTGA